Below is a genomic region from Pyrinomonadaceae bacterium.
CTGAGTTTGCCGATAATAAACGCTGTACTCGCCGAAGACATCGAAGAGAAGCCTATTAACATTTCTCCCTACCTGGTCGAAGAACCGCAGCCGGAACAAGAGGCTGTGGGAGTCTAGTTAGAGTTAGCCACGCTCTCTCCAGATTTATCTCTCCTCGTTCAAGGCGACTCTCCCCGTTTTTCTAAAAACACCGAAGTACCTGAAACGCAAGATCGAGGACGACGAGAAGAACCGTTAGCTCGCTTTGCGTGGTATTCGGTTTGCCCTTCCCGGGAAGGCTTTGAGATTTCCCCGGGAGGTTCGAACTTTGAAAAGAGCAATTTTCCTAACGTTACTCTGTTTGCTGACAGCGTCGGCGGTGCGCCCCCAGAGCGCTACCGAGACATCTGGCGCAGCAAATCCTGTCCAAGAGTCGCCGGCGGCCACCGCCCCAGCGCCAGGACCGCAGTTTCTCGAGGTGAAAATCCCTGCGGGAACAGCGCTCGATATCCAGGCCACGCACGACGTTAGTTCGAAGGACGCGAAGCTGGGCGATCTGATTAGCTTTCGCGTACTGGTGCCGGTCAAGATCGGCGATTCGATTGTGATTGGCAGCAACGCGCTCGTGACCGCCCAAATCGCCAAAGCGAAACGCGCCGGGCACTGGGGTAAGGCCGGTAAGCTTACCTGGACGATGCGAGACGTCGTCGCAGTTGATTTGACACGCGTGTCACTGATGGCGAATCCGGATTTTCCCGGAGGTCAACAAGGAGTGACGGGACAGAGCCACGGCGCCGAAGTGGCGACGAGGACGGCAGTGATGGGCGCGTTGCTGGCCCCGACGATCGTGGGAGCGCCGCTCGCCTTGATGCATGGGTTCAAGCGCGGCGAACAAGCTGTGCTGCCGGAAGGCAAGCGCTTCGTTGTTTACGTTCAGAAGGACACGATTATAAAAATCCCAAACGAAACTAAGGTGCCGCGCATCGATCGTTGAAACTTCGGATCTTCGGAAGAATTAGCTTCCACCATTAATCTTCAATAGGACGTATGTGTCCTGATTGAGAGATCTTTCATTGGCGACGTAACTCTCATTCACACCTCGCTTCAGCGAGGTGTTCAGAGGAAGAACCAACGCTGGTAGCCGTTTCAACGGCTTAATGGAAACGGTTAAAACCGTTAACTTGGGGAGTGGCGTCGCAGCCACTCGCTAAAGCGAGGTGTGAATGAGAACACGAACTGGCGAATCCGGTTCCAATTCTCTTGCAAAAAAAATGGCGCGATTCCCGAGGAATGGGGAATCGCGCCGTCAAGTCACCCGCAGGAAAAACTTTTACCGCTGAGGCACCGGAGGCGGTGCGCCCTGGGGAACGATCCACAATTCGATCATCCAATTCTCTCTCGCCCCGCCCATCGTGACGGTGAGGCGGCTGGCGTCGATGCCGCGCGAATTAACCAGGTAATCGGAAATTCGCGTAGCGCGCTCTTGCGCGGCGTTTGATTTCGCCTTCCGGGCTGGATAGACGATGATGTAGGCCTGCGCGCCCGGCTCGTTCTGCATTTGAATCGCGTAGTTGTCTAACCGAGCTTTCTCATCGTTACGCGCGATGTCGTAATACTCATCGAACTTGCGCGGCTTGAGGTCGATCGGCAGTGAAACTGAGCAACTCGCCGGGCAAGGCATTCCGTAACCCTCAACATCCAACGTCGCCCGAATCGTCTGACCAGCTAAACCGGCCGTATCAACGGTGATGCTGGTTGTGCCCTGACCGCTGATGATGCGGCCGGCGGTGATCGTCCAATTGTAAGTCGGGGTCACGTTGCCCGAGCCGCCGCTGACATTCGCGCTGAAGGTCACCGGCGCATTCTCACTCGCGGAGTCCGGACAAGATACGCTGACCGTCGGGCAGCTGGGCGGTGGCAGAGGCGGTGGCACCACCGGACACTCAGTCACAACCACGGCTACCGAAGAAAACGCTGCGCAGTTTGGATCACCTTCGTCAACGTCGACGACGGCCTGGTAAACACCGGGTCGCGCGCCGGCCAGGTCCCAGGTGACGTTAGCGCCGGTTCCGGAAATCCGGCCGCCGTTGGCGGTCCACTTGTAGTTCATGGCGTTTCCGGAATTCGACCTCGCATTCGCGTTCAACCGGACGGTCGACGCGTCGCCTTCGCAATTGCGAACGACGGATGGTTCAGCCATCAGGGAGAGCGAAGGCGCGCCCGCGCCGCGCGTTCTCTGCTGCGCCGCCGACGACGTCGCGAATACACCGATAAGAACTGCGGCGACGGTACCAAACAGTAAAGTCTTGCGAAGTATCATGTTAAGCCCTTTCATCTGGCGGCCCGGGCAATTGAGCCGCCGGCCTTCGATTTGCGCAGCCGAAGCCTCCGCGCCTCTGGAAACCAGAGATAACTAGCAAAATAAAAGAGCCAATTGCGGCCGCATTCCAAACGGGCTGGGCTTTCGGAGACCGCCCGGCTGTAATAAAGTCTGAGCCCATGCCCACCGTCCGAGTGCGCCTGCCGGCGAAATCAAAGACTTACGACATCCGAATCGGCGCCGCATTGCTGGGCGACCTGGGACCGGCGATCCGCGAAAGCGGCGGCCAGACGGCGCGCACCGTCGCAATCGTCTCCAATCAAGCCGTTTTCAACTTATACGGCAAACCAGCGATCCGCAGTCTGCGAAGCGCGGGCTTCACTGTCAAGCCTCTGCTCGTGGGCGATGGCGAGCTTCATAAATCATTCCCAACTCTTGATCGGGTCGTTGGATTCCTTGCCGAGAACCGGCTTCAACGGAGCGACGTCGTCGTGGCGCTTGGGGGTGGGGTGGTCGGCGATCTTGCGGGCTTCGCCGCAGCCGTTTATCTGCGCGGCGTACCGTTCGTGCAAGTGCCGACGACACTGCTTGCGCAAATCGATTCGTCGGTTGGCGGCAAGACCGGAATCAACTTGCGATACGGAAAGAACCTGGCCGGCGCGTTCCATCAGCCGGCTCTGGTTATGATCGACACAGACACTTTGCGCACGCTGCCACGACGCGAGCTGACTGCGGGGTTCTGCGAGATGGTGAAGCAGGGTGCGGTCGGCAGCCGCAATCTGTTCGATCAAACTATGCGGCTGCTGCGCGCGGGTACGCACTCCTCCGGAGTGCTGCAAGCCGGAGGCATGCGTACCGACCTGGCCGCCACCATCGCGGCCCACGTTCGCTTCAAGGCTTCCATTGTCACCGGCGACGAACGCGAGGACGTTTCACGCACCGATCGGCGCTCACGTCGCATCCTGAATTTTGGCCACACAACGGCGCATGCGCTCGAAAAAGTCACGGATTACCGGCGCTTCCGTCATGGCGAGGCGGTCGGTTACGGAATCCTGGTCGCAGGCGAGCTGTCAAAAAGTCTAGGCATGCTCCCGTCCCGCGAGTTAGAATTGTTGCGCGAGGCGGTCGCGTTGTGCGGGGCGCTGCCGAGCGCTGACGATCTCTCGGCTGTTCAGATCACTAAAGCGATGACCGCCGACAAGAAGGTCGTTGAAGGGAAATTGAAATGGGTCCTGCTTGAAAGGATCGGCAAACCCCGCATTGTTGATTCCGCGGAAATCAAACCGAGCGTTCTTCGCTCTGCTCTAGCCGCAGGCTTAAGATCGAAATAGTTTTGCTATGAAAAACCAAACACTTCACCACCGAGGCGAACGCGGCGGCGCGCGCCTGAAGCTCATCATCTTTCTGGCCATTGTCGCGATCGCCGGTTACGCCGCCGTTATGTACATTCCTGTGGCCGTCGACGCGTACTATTTCAAGGACGCGATGCAGAACAAGGTGAACCTGGCGGCGGCCCAGGGCTACGACGGAGCCTGGCTCACCGATCAGATTTCCAAGAGCAAGGCCGACCACAATGTTCCAGACAACGCGGTAATCACGCCCGCCCAGAAAGAGGGGCGCATGGAAGTGCGCGTGCAATTCACCCGGCCGATTTCAACCCCCGTTTTCACCTACAACTATGAGTTCGATTACACCGCCCAGAGCACGACGTTTCTGACACCGAAATAGTTCGAGAGAGTTCGCTTTATTCGTTTGCACCCCTTCAGGGTGCCGAACTCTACTCTGGCGTTCCGGGGGCTGCGCTTCGCTGCGACCCCCGGCTACTCTCTAGCAACCCTTCGGGTTGCAATCCTGTTGTGCCGTTGACCGGCCGAACGAACACTCGTCGGGTGCCTACACCCTGCTGAAGCGAGAGGGGGGTGCATGAGGCCTGACGCGCGCCAGGCTGACGCACGAATGGTTTCTTGCTGGATGGCGGGGATTGCCATATCCTCTCGCCGCCATGAAGAAGAAGAGCTTTATCGTAACAATCGCGTCTTTGATCTTTGCGACGGCCTTTGCAGCTTCGGCATCAGCCCAAAACAAGCTTCGCTTCGAGATTTCAGTTCCTGCCGCGAGCAGCGCGAAGCCTCTTGATGGGCGGATGCTTCTCCTCATTTCGAACAACAACACGCGCGAGCCGCGGCTGCAAATTTCCGAAGACCCAACCACACAGCAGGTCTTCGGTATCGACGTCGATAGTTTAAACCCCGGCCAGACCGCGACGGTCGACGCCGGCGCCTTCGGTTATCCGGTCAGATCGATTTCGCAATTGAAGCCGGGCGAGTACTGGGTGCAGGCGCTGCTGCACGTTTACGAAACCTTCAAACGTAAAGACGGGCACACCGTGAAGCTGCCTATGGATCGCGGCGAAGGCCAGCAATGGAGCCGCGCGCCGGGAAATCTCTACAGCACGCCGCTCAAGCTCACCATTGATCCGGGCAAGGATGCATCGATCAAAATCACTCTCGACAAGATCATTCCGCCGATTGAGCCACCCAAAGACACGAAATACATCAAGCACGTCAAGATTCAGAGCAAGCTGCTCACTGAATTCTGGGGACGGCCGATGCACATTGGCGCGCACGTGCTCTTACCCGCAGGCTTTGACGAACATCCGGATGCGCGTTACCCGCTGGCGATTTTCCACGGGCACTTTCCGGCGGACATCGGAAACTTTCGCGAGACGCCGCCCGATCCAAATCTCAAACCTGACTACAGCGAGCGCTTCAAACTCGAAGGCTACAACCGCATTGTCCAGGAACACGCGCATCAGTTTTATAAAGAGTGGACCGGGCCGAACTTTCCCCGCATGCTGATGCTCGAGATCCAGCACGCGAATCCTTACTACGATGATTCGTACGCGGTGAACTCGGCTAATCTCGGCCCGTACGGCGATGCGATCACTTACGAGTTGATTCCTTACATTGAAGAAAAGTTTCGCGGCATCGGTAAAGGCTGGGCGCGCTTCATGTACGGCGGATCGACGGGCGGCTGGGAAGCAATGGCCGCGCAGGTGTTCTATCCCGACGAATACAACGGCGCGTACATCGCGTGTCCCGACCCGATCGATTTTCGCGCCTACATGGTCGTCGATATCTACCGGCATAAAAACGCTTACTACATCGACGATTCGTGGAAGAGAACGCCGCGGCCGGGCAAGCGAAACTATCTGGGCGAGCTGGCAGCGACGATCGAAGACATGAATCACATGGAGCTGGCCTTGGGAACGAAGAGCCGCTCCGGCGGGCAGTTCGACATCTGGGAGGCTGTCTATTCGCCGGTGGGCGCCGACGGTTATCCCAAACCCATCTGGAACAAGCTGACCGGAGAGATTGATCGGTCTGTGGCTGAGCACTGGCGCGAGCATTACGATCTTGGTTACATCCTGAAACGCGATTGGCAGAAGCTTGGGCCGAAGCTCGCCGGAAAACTTCATATCTATGTGGGCGAAGCAGACAACTATTATCTAAACAACGCCGTGTACCTGGTCGAAGACTTTCTCAAGACGACGAAAGATCCTGCATACGGCGGCGAAGTCGATTACGAACCTCGCGCCGAGCACTGTTGGAACGGCGACCACACTCGTCCCAACGCGCTCTCGCGACTGCGCTATCACCAGATGTTCATGCCACGCGCGGTTGAGCGTATGTTAAAAACTGCACCACCGGGAGCGGATTTGAAGAGTTGGCGGTATTGATAGCCTGCGAGGCAGGCTCCCGTCCGCTCACCGGACTAAAATGCGAAGAGGATTACGCCTATGAATGTCAGGCCACTTACCACTGCTGAAGAGTTCCAGCGTTATGTTGACTTCGGACAGGAAGTCTATCGCGACAATCCGCATTGGGTCCCGCCAGATGCTCATCATCTGACAAAGATTCTGGCCGGTAGAGCCGGCTTCGGCCCCGAGCTGCAGATCCAGCCTTTCTGGGCCGAGGACAACGGCCGTGTGTTAGCAACGGTCACGGCGGCGACGAGTCCGGTTTACGACCGGCACTGGAACGAACGCATGGGCCATCTTTTCTTCTTCGAGGCGTTGCCCGATCAGAATGAAGCCGTAGAGTCGCTGCTGCGCGCGGCGGGTGACTGGCTCAAGAGCCGAGGCTGCGAGGCGGCGCGGCTGTCGATGCTGCCGGGAATTCAGATGCCTTACACCATTGACGCTTCCGACCAGGTGCCGACCATCTTCCACACTTTTAATCCCGCGTACTACCACAGTTACATCAAGAACGGCGGCTTCGTAACTGAGAAGGGCGTCGTCCAGTATCAGATTCAATTCACTTCTGAATTGGCTGAACGCTATCGCGAAATGGTTGAGCGCGTGACCAGCTCGGGAATCTCACTGCGCTCCTGTGACTTCGAACGGCTGGAACAGGAGAATGAAGACTTCACAAAGATCTTCAACGAGACTTTCAGTGCGCATTTCGGATTCATGCCCCTGCCGGTTGAAGTCATGCGCGGCCTGACGGTGGAAATGAAAGATCTGTTGGTGGCCGACTTCATGGTTTTCGCTGAGGCGGACGGGCAAACCGCCGGCGCTGTTTATTCGCTGCCCGACCTTAACCAGGCGCTTCATCCGATGCGAGGCCGGAGCATCGAAGAAAACTTCGCTGAGTTCCAGCAGCACCTTGCGAAAGTGGATCATGGCGTCCTCCTGGTTATCGGCGTGAAGAAGGAATACCGAGGGCGTGGTGTGAATCTGGCGCTGGCTGCTAAGAGTTATCTCGCGATGATTGAGCGTGGCTACAAGACTGCCAGCTACACAGTGGTGATGGATGATAACTGGCCCTCGCGAAAGACCGCAGAGAAACTCGGCGGCCGTGTAACAAGAAACTTCGACATCTATCGGAAAGAATTGAATGCCATGCTAAGAGTCTGATCGCCGTTTCACACAGGGAGAAGGAAACCCGAGCCCTATGATTTCCGGCGAATCTTCATTTTTTGGTTTCAACGTTTCTGCTTTAAACGAAGTATAGGTATTTGAAAGATTGCATTTGACTTTGGGAAATTCGAACCCGGACCACTGGAGTCATTCAATGCTGGTTAGTTATTCGACGCTCAGAATACCTTTCGCCCCCCTCTTACTTTTACTGCTTTCCACGAGCTCCCTGGCTGCCGATGTCGAAGGTAGTTGGGCTGGAACTTTTATTTCGCCCGGCAGTCTGGCAGCGATCCGACTGAAGATTACAAGCCAGAAGGACCGGGCAGACTCTAAGCTAATCGTGAATGTCTACGGCCAGGAAAGCGTCGCACCGGTTCAGAATTTCGTCATCCAGGGCGCAGACGTTTCCTTTCAGGCAGAAGTATTTAAAGAGCAAATTAAGTTCTTCGGTAAGTTCCAGAACAACGCCCTGAGCGGTTCGATTGAACTTGTTGCAAACGACCGGCCCATTTCGGGAAATTGGAACCTGAGAAGAGTCGATGATTCTTTTTTGAGCAAATCGGCTGAGTTGGCGCCCATTGTTCCCAGGGGCAAAGTTGAACTCCCAAAACCAACCGGTCCATTTCCGATTGGCAGACGCACTTTCCATTGGACGGATGAAAGTCGGGCGGAGGCAATAACTCCCGACGAAGCAGATCGACGCAAACTGTTTGTGCAATTGTGGTATCCGGCCAGATCGAGCAATCGCGGTGCGGCGGCAGTTTACTATCCTGATGTGGAAGAACTACAAGCCAAAAACCCTAATCTCAACGTCCTTCGCGCGATCCGCACTCACGCAAAGGCAGACGTTCCACTAGCTAAATCCAAAGCGCCGTTACCGCTGATCATTTTTTCACCAGGTCTTGGAAATAGTATTTCCAGGTACGCGACGATCATTGAGAATCTGGCCAGTAACGGATACGTCGTAGCGGCAATCAATCATGCTTACGATGCGGAAGACTTCAAATTCTCTGATGGTGTGATTATTCGTTACGAAACCAGTCTGTGGGACAAACCGGTTTCGGATTCCTGGACGGCTGACGCGCGAAAACAGTTTTTCGATGAACGACGCTTAGGGTGGGCGCAAGACACTTCGTTTGTGATTAATCAATTGGACAGGTTAAACCGTGACGGATTTTTCCAGGGGAAGTTGGATATCGCCAACAGCGGTGCTTTAGGACATTCGTTCGGCGGCCAATCAGTAACGATCGCTTGTGCTGAAGATCTACGGTTAAAGGCGTGTGCGAATCTTGACGGTCTGGCCCAGGGCAATGCCTTCCTGCCTAACTCGAAAGGCGAGAATTTAAGACAACCCTTTTTATTCTTCACGAAGAATTCGGTTGCAACTGATTATGAGCTGACCATCATGGGCCTTAATCGGAGCGAATACGATGCGAGAGACCGCCGCCGAATGCTCGAGCTTTGGAAACCTGCTCTCAAAGACCGTTTAGCGGTCCTCAAGCAAGGCGCTTACTTCGCCGTCGTTCGTGGCGGCACTCATAGAAGTTTCAGCGACATTCCTTTGCTCGAAGCAAATCCAACGAATGAGACGCTCGCCGAACGACAGTTCCGGGCAAAAGTCATTAACGAGTATATTTTGGCTTTCTTTAATAAATTTTTGCGAAAAGGGAATTCATACTTGCTCGACGGTCAAAATCAAACCCGTCCTCAGGTTGTTGTGGAAATTCTGAGAAAATGACTGAAACTGAATACTGACTCCCGCTTCGACCACTGCTCAGCCACTGCGATCGATTGGGCGCCGCATCTCGGCTAAATCTTCATTCATATGGCAGAATAAGCGGGTGAGATATCGCGTTAATTTGCGCACGCTCATACTGACACTCTCAGTCTGGGTTTTAGTTCTTTCATTTCCGCCAAGTCCTTCCGCTCAGTTGCCGGACCAAGGCTCTTTAAATCGGCAACGTCAGGTGGCGCCGCATGCTCGGTTCACGTCGGGCAACAGCGCGCTGAACATTCCCCTCGAGATCGATAACAACATCATCCTGATGCAGGTGGCCGTGAATAACTCAAAGCCGCTTCGTTTCATCTTCGACACCGGCGCGTCGCACACGATACTTCATTCGCGGCGCGGGTCCGAATTAGGATTGAAGCCGGAGGAACAAGTGAGCGGCACCGCGACTGGTGGAGCTATTGAAGGCAGTCTTACATCGGGCGTTTCGTTGAAAGTTGCCGGCGCTGAAGTCTCGAACCAGCAAATTGGGATGATCGATTTTCCCGTGCCACCCGGGTTCGAATTCGACGGAGTGATCGGTTATGACTTCATCAATGCTTTCGTGGTTGAGATCGATTACCTGAAGAAGATCATGAATCTGTACGACCCGCGAACTTACTCGTACAGAGGCCGCGGCGAAGTCATTCCCCTCGTCCTGGACGATCGGAGAATTCCTCTGGTGCATGTCACGATCACACCGCCGAAAGGCGCTCCGTTCAACGCTGTACTGGGAGTGGACACAGGCGCCGACCGCGCATTCATCTTTAACAATTCGGTCGTCACGAAACACGGATTGGTTGCGGCGATGACCGAGATTAAAGAGAGCACCGGTCGTGGCGCGGGCGGTGAGCAGCAAATTGTGGTCGGGCGAGCCAAAACCGCTCAGCTGCGTAAACTTGTTTTCACTAATCCGACAGTCGGACTCGTACGTCATCCGGAACGTGACGGCGCGGCTAAGGAAGGTGACGGCGTGATCGGCGGCGAGATCTTTCGCCGCTTCAAAGTAATCATCGATTATTCTCGCCGGCAGATGATTCTCGAACCGAACAAGGACCTAAACGCCCCCTATCCCATTGATCCGGGTGAGTAAGGCCGCGGAGCGGGCGTCAGCATAAAGTCTAGCACCCCAGCCGAGCTGCTCGGCCAGGGGCCCCGCCCTGGGGTGAAGCGGAGCGGAACCCGAGGATCAAGTCACCGAACGCGACGAGCCCGCGCAGCGGGTGACAGCCCTGGGAGTACAATCATATGCGAATCGTTTCGCAGCAAATCCGCTGTATGTTTTGAATGCTAACGCAATTGAATATGACGATCGCAACGTCTGATGTTAGGCTGTCGCCCGCTCCGCGGGCTCGCGCGAATGTTTGCCGACGCTTCCTGGGGCTTGCGCCCCAGGCTTTACGCTGACGTCCGCTCCGCGGACTTCGTCGAACGGATATATCACTTGGCTGATGCCTGTTATGGACACTTACCTGGACAGCAAACTTTTCCTGCCGCTAATCCTCGGCACCAATCGGAAAGACAGAAAAAGTGTCTTCGTCGCGAATTGGCTGCACGGTGAGATGGAAAAGCGGCCCGAGATCGAAACGCAACTT
It encodes:
- the aroB gene encoding 3-dehydroquinate synthase, coding for MPTVRVRLPAKSKTYDIRIGAALLGDLGPAIRESGGQTARTVAIVSNQAVFNLYGKPAIRSLRSAGFTVKPLLVGDGELHKSFPTLDRVVGFLAENRLQRSDVVVALGGGVVGDLAGFAAAVYLRGVPFVQVPTTLLAQIDSSVGGKTGINLRYGKNLAGAFHQPALVMIDTDTLRTLPRRELTAGFCEMVKQGAVGSRNLFDQTMRLLRAGTHSSGVLQAGGMRTDLAATIAAHVRFKASIVTGDEREDVSRTDRRSRRILNFGHTTAHALEKVTDYRRFRHGEAVGYGILVAGELSKSLGMLPSRELELLREAVALCGALPSADDLSAVQITKAMTADKKVVEGKLKWVLLERIGKPRIVDSAEIKPSVLRSALAAGLRSK
- a CDS encoding pepsin/retropepsin-like aspartic protease family protein, translating into MAPHARFTSGNSALNIPLEIDNNIILMQVAVNNSKPLRFIFDTGASHTILHSRRGSELGLKPEEQVSGTATGGAIEGSLTSGVSLKVAGAEVSNQQIGMIDFPVPPGFEFDGVIGYDFINAFVVEIDYLKKIMNLYDPRTYSYRGRGEVIPLVLDDRRIPLVHVTITPPKGAPFNAVLGVDTGADRAFIFNNSVVTKHGLVAAMTEIKESTGRGAGGEQQIVVGRAKTAQLRKLVFTNPTVGLVRHPERDGAAKEGDGVIGGEIFRRFKVIIDYSRRQMILEPNKDLNAPYPIDPGE
- a CDS encoding GNAT family N-acetyltransferase codes for the protein MNVRPLTTAEEFQRYVDFGQEVYRDNPHWVPPDAHHLTKILAGRAGFGPELQIQPFWAEDNGRVLATVTAATSPVYDRHWNERMGHLFFFEALPDQNEAVESLLRAAGDWLKSRGCEAARLSMLPGIQMPYTIDASDQVPTIFHTFNPAYYHSYIKNGGFVTEKGVVQYQIQFTSELAERYREMVERVTSSGISLRSCDFERLEQENEDFTKIFNETFSAHFGFMPLPVEVMRGLTVEMKDLLVADFMVFAEADGQTAGAVYSLPDLNQALHPMRGRSIEENFAEFQQHLAKVDHGVLLVIGVKKEYRGRGVNLALAAKSYLAMIERGYKTASYTVVMDDNWPSRKTAEKLGGRVTRNFDIYRKELNAMLRV